A stretch of the Bacteroidota bacterium genome encodes the following:
- a CDS encoding carbohydrate binding family 9 domain-containing protein, with amino-acid sequence MKNPVLLSIALLLFISQFTFADNDSIPKRKEYFTSRATKTPKIDGLLDDETWKTAPIISDFKQNFPNYGVDPTQTTNVQIVYDNTAIYIAAFLYDSCSDSICKQLGNRDDYLNADNFRVVFDTYNTEQDAFDFSVTASGVQSDSRFSDYLYNAVWESAVKLHPEGWSVEIKIPYSALRFPSTKTQKWGMQITRSLTRNGEFDQWGLLPRGVPNPFKYWGYLMGMENIKQPIRLSLTPYITAYTSHYPANIEGESNYSSNITGGMDLKYGLNESFTVDATLLPDFTQVQSDNVVKNLSAFEQQFEEQRPFFQESTDLFQKGDLFYSRRIGRRPSAYYDVYDQTQEKEIIVKNPDQAKLLNATKVSGRTPNGLGIGLLNAVMDNTYAIAKDSLGNERKILTEPFSNYNIVVFDQQMKNSSSAYLINTNVKRNNNGRNADVTGGGFNVNNKKNTYFLTARGAMSNVFTKTDTITNQYTDLFGFQYLLSGGKNSGWFQFELYQVAINPTFNINDLGITRETNFINRGINFGFNRFQPWRSFLKCEFKFVV; translated from the coding sequence ATGAAGAACCCTGTATTATTAAGCATTGCTCTGCTATTGTTCATCAGCCAATTCACCTTTGCTGACAACGACTCCATTCCCAAACGAAAAGAGTATTTCACCTCCCGTGCTACAAAAACACCCAAGATTGATGGGTTGCTGGATGACGAAACGTGGAAGACCGCTCCAATCATTTCCGACTTCAAACAAAACTTTCCGAATTATGGCGTTGACCCTACTCAAACCACAAACGTTCAGATTGTTTACGACAATACAGCCATTTACATTGCTGCTTTTCTTTACGACTCGTGTTCGGATAGCATTTGCAAACAATTGGGAAACCGAGATGACTACCTGAATGCCGATAATTTCAGAGTGGTTTTTGATACGTATAATACCGAACAAGATGCATTCGACTTCAGCGTGACGGCTTCCGGAGTGCAATCCGATAGCCGTTTCTCCGACTATTTATACAATGCCGTTTGGGAAAGTGCCGTAAAACTGCATCCCGAAGGATGGAGCGTGGAAATTAAAATTCCCTATTCTGCCTTACGTTTCCCAAGCACCAAAACTCAAAAATGGGGAATGCAGATTACACGAAGCTTGACAAGAAACGGAGAATTCGACCAATGGGGATTGTTGCCACGAGGTGTTCCTAATCCGTTCAAATACTGGGGCTATTTAATGGGCATGGAAAACATCAAACAACCCATCCGTTTATCACTTACGCCATACATTACGGCCTATACTTCACACTATCCCGCTAACATCGAAGGAGAAAGTAATTATTCTTCCAACATTACAGGAGGAATGGATTTAAAATACGGCTTAAATGAAAGCTTTACCGTGGATGCCACACTCCTACCCGATTTTACGCAAGTACAAAGTGATAATGTTGTAAAGAATCTAAGCGCCTTCGAACAACAATTTGAAGAGCAACGTCCGTTCTTTCAGGAAAGCACCGACTTGTTCCAAAAAGGAGATTTGTTTTATTCCAGAAGAATCGGGAGACGACCTTCTGCCTATTATGATGTGTATGATCAAACACAAGAAAAAGAAATCATCGTTAAAAATCCTGATCAGGCCAAACTATTGAATGCAACAAAAGTATCCGGGCGAACACCCAATGGTTTAGGAATAGGATTATTAAATGCTGTAATGGACAATACCTATGCCATCGCAAAAGATAGCTTGGGGAACGAGCGCAAGATTTTAACCGAACCGTTTTCGAATTATAACATTGTTGTATTTGATCAGCAGATGAAGAACAGCTCTTCTGCTTACTTGATTAATACTAACGTAAAAAGAAACAACAATGGAAGAAATGCGGATGTTACCGGTGGCGGATTTAATGTGAACAATAAAAAGAACACCTACTTTCTAACTGCACGAGGTGCAATGAGTAATGTGTTTACCAAAACGGATACGATCACCAACCAGTATACCGACTTATTCGGATTTCAATATTTATTAAGCGGAGGGAAAAATTCCGGCTGGTTTCAATTTGAATTGTATCAGGTGGCAATTAACCCAACATTCAATATCAATGATTTAGGAATCACACGCGAAACCAACTTTATCAATCGTGGAATCAATTTCGGTTTTAATCGCTTTCAACCCTGGAGAAGCTTTTTAAAATGCGAATTTAAATTTGTCGTTTAA
- a CDS encoding ABC transporter ATP-binding protein yields the protein MITATAISKSYGTLDVLKGVSLNIQKGEIISIVGASGAGKTTLLHILGTLDKSNKGELKINDVVVSSLSDKKLAEFRNKNIGFVFQFHHLLPEFTALENVCIPAYIAGTSKSEAEARAKELLAFLGVSERMNHKPSELSGGEQQRVAVARALINNPAVVLADEPSGNLDSNTAKDLHQLFFTLREKFNQTFVIVTHNEELANMADRKLVMKDGNII from the coding sequence ATGATAACAGCAACCGCTATCTCTAAATCTTACGGAACATTAGATGTGCTAAAAGGTGTTTCTCTCAATATTCAAAAAGGAGAAATCATTTCTATTGTGGGTGCATCCGGAGCAGGTAAAACAACCTTACTGCATATTTTAGGAACCCTGGATAAATCCAACAAAGGTGAATTAAAAATCAACGATGTGGTTGTTTCGAGTTTAAGCGATAAAAAATTAGCTGAATTCAGAAATAAGAACATCGGATTTGTTTTTCAATTCCACCATTTACTTCCTGAATTTACAGCATTGGAAAATGTTTGCATTCCGGCTTACATTGCAGGAACGTCTAAATCAGAAGCGGAAGCAAGAGCAAAAGAATTGTTGGCTTTTTTAGGTGTGAGCGAACGAATGAATCATAAACCCAGCGAATTATCGGGTGGAGAGCAACAACGTGTAGCAGTTGCTCGTGCATTGATTAATAATCCTGCAGTGGTGTTAGCGGATGAGCCTTCCGGAAATTTAGATTCCAATACTGCTAAAGATTTACATCAATTATTCTTTACGCTAAGAGAAAAATTCAACCAAACATTTGTGATTGTCACCCATAATGAAGAACTTGCAAACATGGCCGATCGGAAATTGGTGATGAAGGATGGGAATATTATCTAG
- a CDS encoding T9SS type A sorting domain-containing protein — MKKVFTVIAAWLSLAGFAQVTNIYQPNGSTTNFGKVASDSLNYYVVNYPALTLMKIDPSNVATLVTTLTVDPFQTMIFNNGKGIFPVSNGAPFKLFDGTSQIDISGGQLPLAGFTGDKVIAPDYFHKGNVTYFRTNNKIYKTDYSSPASIVTLASVDYSVGTTEMQHTTNSILFSDVVISSSVPSCIKRIDLITGTISKIDSSITGTYDYGTVWNDEYYYCTPYGPASAGNSSIYKISDAGVKTVLYTETVLNKHFQRIVGVTPNGVIALMTTVSVGTEYVSVSGGVVTPLNFNTVANSRPCGSVGVGTSRTTNSLVYFRALDTLYTVSSSNNALWVTDGTLAGTKKIIGGTPTTFSADGLSTQFPGDAEHCGDDLYFKGFGGSPADRLIYVNGSTNAVTTYPYGLPSTQPSIRKIENGIVLIGSPLPTTSAEKAVFKANCSSLSSINDNAGSPILLDVYPNPNNGRMTIELKNNSEAYTLNVFNLLGELIHTERMVNSITELHLDVKAGFYFITVQNSTGQKGTKKIIVQ, encoded by the coding sequence ATGAAAAAAGTATTTACAGTAATAGCTGCTTGGTTAAGTTTAGCCGGTTTTGCTCAAGTGACAAATATTTACCAACCCAATGGTAGTACAACAAATTTCGGCAAAGTAGCTTCCGACTCCTTGAACTATTATGTTGTGAATTACCCCGCACTCACGCTTATGAAAATTGATCCCAGCAACGTTGCAACTCTTGTAACGACTTTAACTGTTGATCCATTTCAAACCATGATATTTAATAATGGAAAAGGAATTTTTCCCGTTTCGAATGGTGCTCCCTTTAAACTCTTTGATGGTACAAGTCAGATAGATATAAGCGGTGGACAATTACCTCTTGCTGGTTTCACCGGTGATAAAGTAATTGCGCCTGATTATTTTCATAAAGGGAATGTGACCTATTTCAGAACAAACAATAAAATTTATAAAACGGATTATTCTTCACCGGCAAGTATTGTAACATTAGCGAGTGTTGACTATTCTGTTGGGACGACAGAGATGCAACATACAACGAATTCAATCTTATTCTCAGATGTTGTTATATCCTCCTCCGTTCCTTCTTGCATAAAAAGAATTGATTTGATAACGGGAACAATTTCGAAAATAGATTCCTCTATAACTGGAACGTATGATTATGGAACCGTATGGAATGATGAATATTATTATTGCACACCCTATGGCCCAGCTTCAGCAGGAAATAGTTCTATTTATAAAATAAGTGATGCAGGTGTGAAGACTGTTTTGTATACTGAAACGGTTTTAAACAAACATTTTCAAAGAATTGTCGGAGTCACTCCAAATGGCGTGATTGCATTGATGACAACCGTTAGTGTAGGAACAGAATATGTTTCCGTATCGGGTGGAGTTGTTACTCCTTTAAATTTTAATACGGTTGCCAATTCTCGTCCATGTGGGAGTGTAGGAGTGGGAACATCCAGAACGACAAATTCGTTGGTCTATTTCAGAGCATTGGACACTCTTTATACTGTCAGCTCCAGCAATAACGCCTTGTGGGTAACAGATGGAACATTAGCAGGAACGAAAAAAATTATTGGAGGAACACCAACTACTTTTTCCGCGGATGGTTTATCAACTCAGTTTCCTGGTGATGCAGAACATTGTGGTGATGATTTATATTTTAAAGGTTTTGGCGGCAGTCCGGCTGATCGACTAATTTATGTAAATGGGAGTACGAATGCTGTAACAACTTACCCATACGGACTTCCATCAACGCAACCCTCTATCAGAAAAATTGAAAATGGAATTGTTTTAATTGGTAGTCCTTTGCCAACAACAAGTGCAGAAAAGGCCGTTTTTAAGGCAAATTGTTCAAGTTTAAGCAGTATCAATGACAATGCAGGTTCTCCAATTTTATTGGATGTTTATCCGAATCCCAACAACGGAAGGATGACTATTGAACTGAAAAATAATTCAGAAGCCTATACACTTAATGTTTTCAATTTACTTGGAGAATTGATCCATACTGAAAGAATGGTGAATTCAATTACTGAACTTCATTTAGATGTTAAAGCAGGATTCTATTTTATTACTGTTCAAAATAGCACAGGACAAAAAGGGACTAAAAAAATAATTGTTCAATAA
- a CDS encoding arsenate reductase ArsC, with product MSKKILFVCVENSNRSQMAEAFAKMHGKGKVDVYSSGSRPSGIINPKAIAAMKELGYDLTTHDSKSLDEIPKIKYDYAITMGCGDECPFVIAEHRDDWKLDDPKHMDVVEFNKVRDEIERRVKELIEKL from the coding sequence ATGAGTAAGAAAATATTATTCGTTTGTGTAGAAAATTCCAACCGAAGCCAAATGGCAGAAGCATTCGCAAAAATGCATGGAAAAGGGAAAGTAGACGTATACAGTTCGGGATCGCGTCCATCCGGCATCATTAATCCCAAAGCAATTGCTGCCATGAAGGAATTGGGATACGATTTAACCACCCACGATTCAAAGTCGTTGGATGAAATTCCAAAAATAAAATACGATTACGCCATTACGATGGGTTGCGGAGATGAATGTCCGTTTGTGATTGCAGAGCATCGTGACGACTGGAAATTAGACGACCCAAAACATATGGATGTTGTTGAGTTTAATAAAGTAAGAGACGAAATTGAACGAAGAGTGAAAGAATTGATTGAGAAATTATAG
- a CDS encoding aquaporin produces the protein MKKVIGELVGTFFLVFIGTGSIIINHLYHGVVTLAGISIITGIVVALMILLFGSWSGAHMNPAVTIALAKKGDVNKQDIFLYLFAQAIGAFLGSFLLKVIFSQSTSLGETLPSVNTYIAFIIEIAITLFLMLVILFASVKANAFTPWIIGLAVAIGIFVAGNYSGGSMNPIRSLSPAVLNYNLKEVWIFLTGPFIGALLAVFIFNRFKK, from the coding sequence ATGAAAAAAGTAATTGGAGAACTAGTTGGTACATTCTTTCTGGTGTTTATTGGAACCGGATCTATCATCATTAACCACCTGTATCATGGAGTGGTTACCTTAGCCGGTATTTCAATTATTACCGGAATTGTAGTTGCGCTCATGATTCTATTGTTTGGTTCCTGGAGCGGAGCCCATATGAATCCTGCTGTAACGATTGCTTTGGCTAAGAAAGGCGATGTTAATAAACAAGATATTTTCTTATATCTTTTTGCTCAAGCGATTGGTGCTTTTTTAGGTAGCTTTCTTCTCAAAGTTATTTTTTCTCAAAGTACTTCCTTAGGAGAAACGCTGCCTTCCGTGAATACATATATTGCCTTTATCATTGAAATTGCAATCACTTTATTTTTGATGCTCGTTATTCTATTTGCATCTGTAAAGGCAAATGCATTTACACCATGGATTATTGGTTTGGCGGTTGCCATTGGAATTTTTGTTGCAGGAAATTATTCAGGAGGTTCTATGAATCCAATTCGTTCTTTATCTCCTGCTGTTCTAAATTACAATTTAAAAGAAGTATGGATCTTTTTAACTGGTCCGTTTATCGGAGCATTGTTAGCAGTATTTATTTTTAATCGATTTAAGAAATGA
- a CDS encoding winged helix-turn-helix transcriptional regulator, whose product MAYSKKQAFENDEIKASEIAKALSHPARVAIIKFLSVQKSCICNDIVEHLPLSQSTVSQHLKELKNAGLITGEIDGPRVCYCIDKENWKKAKEIFGELFSMKFEAMKTKCC is encoded by the coding sequence ATGGCCTACAGTAAAAAACAAGCATTCGAGAATGATGAGATAAAAGCGAGTGAAATTGCGAAAGCTTTGTCGCATCCTGCTCGTGTAGCTATCATTAAATTTCTTTCCGTTCAAAAATCCTGCATCTGCAACGACATTGTTGAACATTTGCCTTTATCGCAATCCACCGTTTCACAGCATTTAAAAGAATTAAAAAATGCCGGACTGATTACCGGTGAAATTGACGGTCCACGTGTTTGCTATTGCATCGATAAAGAAAATTGGAAAAAAGCGAAAGAGATTTTTGGAGAACTTTTTAGTATGAAGTTCGAAGCGATGAAAACGAAATGTTGTTAG
- a CDS encoding acyl-CoA thioesterase, whose protein sequence is MYVSETTVRVRYSETDKMGYVYYGNYTQYYEVGRVEALRQLGTSYKEMEDNGIMLPVHTCSLKYKKPALYDDLLSIKTTIKELPTARITFDYEIYNQKNELLNEGTTTLVFVDMKTNKPRPAPDSFIDKIKKFF, encoded by the coding sequence ATGTACGTTTCCGAGACAACTGTTCGAGTACGCTATTCCGAAACCGATAAAATGGGGTATGTATATTATGGAAACTATACACAATATTATGAAGTTGGAAGGGTAGAAGCATTGCGTCAATTAGGAACGAGTTATAAGGAGATGGAAGATAATGGAATCATGCTTCCGGTGCATACCTGTAGTTTGAAATACAAGAAGCCTGCTTTGTATGACGATTTACTTTCCATCAAAACAACCATTAAAGAATTACCTACCGCTCGCATTACGTTTGATTATGAAATCTATAATCAAAAAAATGAACTTCTGAACGAAGGGACCACTACCTTGGTTTTTGTGGATATGAAAACCAATAAACCACGCCCGGCTCCGGATTCGTTCATCGATAAAATCAAGAAATTTTTCTAA
- a CDS encoding 5'-nucleotidase C-terminal domain-containing protein gives MNETQKFNLNENIPTLFHTILALTWLLAACTSTPKIQKVETSMLELNAKTTEPTDSSFIKTVLPYKTKMDSIMNAVLGTSEQALLKGLPEGTLGDFVADAVLKKTNDAYHPADKLPADICLLNNGGLRSQLPKGKITLGNVFELMPFENEIVILTLSGEKTKQLFESLIENNGAPFSGATVKGKGKKMTELKIGGKDFDITKNYKVVTSDYLAGGGDKYSFFSAPIKVDTLSYKLRDAIVDYIKDETKKGNTIKVAIDGRIKYE, from the coding sequence TTGAATGAAACACAAAAGTTCAATTTGAATGAAAACATCCCTACTCTCTTTCATACAATCCTTGCGCTTACCTGGCTTTTAGCAGCATGTACTTCCACACCAAAAATTCAAAAGGTGGAAACGTCTATGCTCGAATTGAATGCAAAAACAACAGAGCCCACCGATTCAAGTTTTATAAAAACGGTTCTTCCATACAAAACAAAAATGGATTCAATTATGAATGCCGTTTTGGGAACTTCCGAACAAGCATTATTAAAAGGATTACCGGAAGGAACATTAGGAGATTTTGTGGCAGATGCTGTGCTCAAAAAAACAAATGATGCTTATCATCCTGCAGACAAATTGCCAGCCGACATTTGTTTGCTAAATAATGGCGGATTAAGAAGTCAGCTTCCAAAAGGAAAAATTACCCTCGGCAATGTGTTTGAATTAATGCCATTTGAAAACGAAATTGTAATACTAACCTTAAGCGGAGAAAAAACAAAACAACTCTTCGAATCATTAATAGAAAATAATGGCGCACCTTTTTCCGGAGCAACCGTAAAAGGAAAAGGAAAAAAAATGACTGAATTAAAAATTGGCGGAAAAGATTTCGACATCACCAAAAACTACAAAGTAGTTACCTCCGATTATTTAGCTGGTGGCGGTGATAAATATTCTTTTTTTTCTGCTCCGATAAAAGTGGATACATTAAGTTATAAATTACGTGATGCCATTGTTGATTATATTAAAGATGAAACAAAAAAAGGCAACACCATAAAAGTAGCAATAGATGGAAGAATCAAGTATGAATAG
- a CDS encoding metallophosphoesterase, with product MEESSMNSRREFLKKTALAGAGLVAFNSIPNTVLAKSEMVKITILHTNDVHSHVDPFPDNDPKYAGLGGAVRRAALIKKIRSEEKNVLLFDVGDIFQGTPYFNMYGGELEFKLMSMMQYDASTIGNHDFDNGLDGLVKQLPHANFPFITCNYDFSDTPMAGKTIPHKIYEKDGIKIGVFGLGIELAGLVDKRMSGNTKYLDPLVKAAEATHYLKNDQKCDLVICLSHLGYKYENKKVSDVELAKQSKNIDIILGAHTHTFLDTPVSYKNSDGKEVLVAQVGWAGIRLGRVDYIFERKSKKKAVEGYSIKISNKSIAI from the coding sequence ATGGAAGAATCAAGTATGAATAGCAGAAGAGAATTTCTCAAAAAAACGGCATTGGCCGGAGCCGGACTCGTTGCATTCAATTCAATTCCGAACACTGTTCTTGCAAAATCCGAAATGGTAAAAATCACCATTTTGCATACCAATGATGTACACAGTCATGTCGATCCGTTTCCTGATAATGACCCAAAATATGCAGGATTAGGAGGCGCTGTAAGAAGAGCCGCATTGATTAAAAAAATTCGTAGCGAAGAAAAAAATGTTTTGTTGTTTGATGTCGGAGATATTTTTCAGGGAACTCCTTACTTTAATATGTATGGCGGAGAATTGGAATTTAAATTAATGAGCATGATGCAATACGATGCATCTACAATCGGGAATCATGATTTTGACAATGGCTTGGATGGTTTGGTAAAACAACTTCCACATGCCAACTTTCCGTTCATCACTTGCAACTATGATTTCTCGGATACGCCTATGGCCGGCAAAACCATTCCACATAAAATCTACGAAAAAGATGGAATTAAAATTGGGGTATTCGGTCTAGGTATCGAATTGGCGGGCTTAGTCGACAAACGCATGTCGGGAAATACAAAATATTTAGATCCTTTGGTAAAAGCTGCCGAGGCAACACATTACTTAAAAAACGATCAAAAATGCGATTTGGTAATTTGTCTTTCTCACCTTGGCTATAAGTATGAAAATAAAAAAGTTAGCGATGTAGAACTCGCGAAACAATCAAAAAATATTGATATCATTTTAGGAGCCCATACCCATACATTCCTTGATACGCCTGTATCTTACAAGAACAGTGATGGCAAAGAAGTATTGGTAGCGCAAGTAGGTTGGGCCGGAATTCGTCTCGGAAGAGTGGACTATATTTTCGAAAGAAAAAGCAAAAAAAAGGCTGTAGAAGGGTACTCTATAAAAATTTCGAATAAGTCAATAGCTATCTGA
- the dnaA gene encoding chromosomal replication initiator protein DnaA encodes MEKAFTKVWESCLGIIKDNVSSQSFKTWFEPIKPIKLSSNVLTIQVPSQFFYEWLEEHYITLLKKTIKKELGAEGRLEYSIIMENNYNNSSKPYTVKIPTNNKKELKNPSVSMPIDLNQNSIRNPFIIPGLKKVNVESQLNSNYSFENLVEGDCNRLARSAGFAVANKPGGTAFNPLLIYGGVGLGKTHLAHAIGIQIKNEFPNKTVLYVSSEKFTQQYIDSVRNNNQNDFVHFYQMIDVLIIDDVQYFAGKEKTQDVFFHIFNHLHQTGKQLVLTADKAPVELQGFEQRLLSRFKWGLAADLQTPGLETRIAILEKKVYADGLDLPKEVIEYLAYSITTNVRELEGALISLLAQSSMNKKAITLELAKQMIDKFVKNTAREVSIDYIQKVVCDYFDLPIELLKSKTRKREVVQARQIAMYFAKSMTKSSLATIGLHCGGKDHATVLHACRTVNNLMDTDKRFKNYIEELNKKISIQ; translated from the coding sequence ATGGAGAAAGCATTTACAAAAGTATGGGAGAGTTGTCTGGGGATAATCAAGGACAATGTAAGTTCACAAAGTTTTAAAACATGGTTCGAGCCGATTAAACCAATTAAATTAAGTTCTAATGTATTAACGATACAAGTACCTAGTCAGTTTTTTTACGAATGGTTAGAAGAACATTATATTACCTTATTAAAGAAAACAATCAAAAAAGAATTAGGAGCTGAGGGGCGTTTAGAGTACAGCATTATTATGGAGAACAACTATAATAATAGCTCAAAACCGTATACCGTAAAAATACCAACCAACAATAAAAAGGAATTAAAAAACCCTTCTGTTTCAATGCCGATTGATTTAAATCAAAATAGCATTCGTAACCCATTCATTATCCCGGGATTAAAAAAGGTAAATGTTGAATCACAATTAAATTCAAACTACTCTTTCGAAAATTTAGTGGAAGGTGACTGTAACCGTTTGGCGCGCTCAGCAGGTTTTGCTGTTGCAAACAAACCAGGTGGAACAGCATTCAACCCATTGTTGATTTATGGTGGTGTTGGTTTAGGAAAAACACATTTAGCACATGCAATTGGAATTCAAATTAAAAATGAATTCCCGAACAAAACAGTTCTTTATGTTTCATCTGAGAAATTCACACAACAATATATTGACTCTGTAAGAAACAATAATCAAAACGATTTCGTTCATTTTTACCAAATGATTGATGTCTTGATTATTGATGATGTTCAGTATTTTGCGGGGAAAGAAAAAACACAAGATGTATTCTTCCACATTTTCAATCACTTACACCAAACAGGTAAACAATTGGTTTTAACAGCTGATAAAGCACCTGTTGAATTACAAGGATTTGAACAACGCTTATTGTCTCGTTTCAAATGGGGATTAGCTGCAGATTTGCAAACTCCAGGTTTAGAAACTCGTATTGCAATCCTTGAGAAAAAAGTATACGCTGACGGATTAGACCTTCCAAAAGAAGTAATCGAGTATTTAGCATATAGCATTACAACCAATGTTCGTGAATTAGAAGGTGCACTTATTTCATTGTTGGCACAATCTTCCATGAATAAAAAGGCAATTACCTTGGAACTTGCGAAACAAATGATCGATAAGTTCGTAAAAAATACTGCACGCGAAGTTTCTATTGATTATATCCAAAAAGTAGTTTGCGATTATTTTGATTTACCTATTGAATTGTTAAAATCAAAAACTCGTAAACGTGAAGTGGTTCAAGCTCGTCAAATTGCAATGTATTTTGCTAAGAGTATGACTAAATCCTCTTTGGCAACCATCGGATTGCATTGCGGTGGAAAAGATCACGCTACCGTTTTACATGCTTGTCGCACTGTAAACAACTTAATGGATACGGATAAACGCTTTAAAAACTACATTGAAGAACTAAACAAAAAGATTAGTATTCAATAA